From one Cyanobacterium stanieri PCC 7202 genomic stretch:
- a CDS encoding protein of unknown function DUF21 (PFAM: CBS domain; Domain of unknown function DUF21; Transporter associated domain~COGs: COG1253 Hemolysins and related protein containing CBS domains~InterPro IPR000644:IPR002550:IPR005170~KEGG: cyc:PCC7424_0703 protein of unknown function DUF21~PFAM: protein of unknown function DUF21; CBS domain containing protein; transporter-associated region~SPTR: Putative uncharacterized protein) — MSWPDIGFRLFAIFSLIAINAFFVTGEFAIVSVRRSRINHLVLEGDIPSQTVQSLQKSLDRLLSTTQLGITLSSLALGWIGESTMAQILQSFIIALSLPPNINQILIHSVSIPLAFILLVYLQIVLGELCPKSFSLLYAENLARLFAPPIRVIGTIFKPFIDILNQSTKFLLRLVGAEYTGQGWYKQVTPEELQLIIRTERESSGLEAEERELLSNVFEFGDVEAMEIMTPRVNIHYLSLNSTYQDLLAEVAKTGHSRYPVIGESLDDIRGIINLKDCVSFLGKNEESSENHQSSLSESKLGQPIKDLIRPVKFLSEFTPLSELLNVMQQSRLKMVIIVDEYGGTAGLVSMQNLINEILGYEEKSLTNQESEVTVIDEQNFLVSAQINLDELNDLLDFDLPLTEEYTTLGGFLIYQWQKIPSINEIYKFDNLIFTIADMDGPRINKIKITIKD, encoded by the coding sequence ATGAGTTGGCCTGACATTGGATTTAGATTATTCGCCATTTTTTCCTTGATTGCCATTAACGCTTTTTTTGTTACTGGGGAATTTGCTATAGTTTCTGTGAGGCGATCGCGCATTAATCATTTAGTATTAGAGGGAGATATACCCTCCCAAACTGTCCAATCCCTCCAAAAAAGTTTAGACAGACTGCTTTCTACTACCCAACTAGGGATAACCCTTTCTAGCCTTGCCTTGGGTTGGATTGGAGAAAGTACCATGGCACAAATACTCCAATCATTCATCATTGCCCTTTCCCTACCTCCTAATATTAACCAGATATTAATTCATTCCGTATCCATACCCCTTGCCTTCATTCTTCTAGTATATTTACAGATAGTATTAGGGGAATTATGCCCCAAATCATTTTCCCTCCTCTATGCCGAAAATCTTGCCCGACTCTTTGCCCCCCCTATTCGAGTCATCGGCACTATTTTTAAACCCTTTATAGATATTCTCAACCAGTCCACCAAATTTTTGCTGCGTTTAGTAGGGGCAGAATATACAGGACAAGGATGGTACAAACAAGTTACACCCGAAGAACTACAATTAATTATTCGTACCGAAAGAGAATCATCAGGATTAGAAGCCGAAGAAAGGGAATTATTAAGTAACGTCTTTGAATTTGGGGATGTAGAAGCCATGGAAATCATGACACCTCGAGTCAATATCCATTATCTATCCCTCAACTCCACCTATCAAGACTTATTGGCAGAAGTCGCCAAAACTGGACATTCCCGTTATCCTGTTATCGGGGAATCTCTGGATGATATTCGAGGAATTATCAACCTCAAAGACTGTGTTTCTTTTCTGGGTAAAAACGAAGAATCATCAGAAAATCACCAATCCTCATTATCCGAAAGTAAACTAGGGCAACCCATAAAAGACTTAATTCGCCCCGTCAAATTTTTGTCAGAATTTACCCCCCTCAGTGAGTTACTAAACGTGATGCAACAGTCACGGTTAAAAATGGTGATTATTGTCGATGAATATGGAGGCACCGCAGGATTAGTCTCCATGCAAAATTTAATTAATGAGATTTTGGGCTATGAAGAAAAAAGCCTTACCAATCAAGAGTCAGAAGTTACCGTGATTGACGAGCAAAATTTTCTTGTCTCTGCCCAAATTAACCTTGATGAATTGAATGACTTACTCGATTTTGATTTACCCCTCACCGAAGAATATACAACCCTCGGAGGATTTTTAATTTATCAATGGCAAAAGATACCCTCTATTAACGAAATATACAAATTTGATAATCTAATTTTCACCATTGCCGATATGGATGGCCCGAGAATTAATAAAATTAAAATTACCATCAAGGATTAA
- a CDS encoding photosystem I iron-sulfur protein PsaC (TIGRFAM: photosystem I iron-sulfur protein PsaC~InterPro IPR017896:IPR017900:IPR017491~KEGG: syp:SYNPCC7002_A1589 photosystem I subunit VII~SPTR: Photosystem I iron-sulfur center;~TIGRFAM: photosystem I iron-sulfur protein PsaC), translated as MSHSVKIYDTCIGCTQCVRACPLDVLEMVPWDGCKAGQIASSPRTEDCVGCKRCETACPTDFLSIRVYLGAETTRSMGLAY; from the coding sequence ATGTCTCATAGTGTAAAAATTTACGACACCTGTATTGGCTGTACTCAATGTGTTCGTGCTTGTCCTCTCGATGTATTAGAAATGGTACCTTGGGATGGTTGTAAAGCAGGACAAATTGCATCCTCCCCTCGTACTGAGGACTGCGTAGGTTGCAAACGTTGTGAAACCGCTTGTCCTACGGACTTCTTAAGTATCCGTGTTTATTTAGGTGCTGAAACTACCCGCAGTATGGGTCTAGCGTATTAA
- a CDS encoding DNA polymerase beta domain protein region (PFAM: Nucleotidyltransferase domain~COGs: COG1669 nucleotidyltransferase~InterPro IPR002934~KEGG: chl:Chy400_2264 DNA polymerase beta domain protein region~PFAM: DNA polymerase beta domain protein region~SPTR: Putative uncharacterized protein): MNTDAITNRINQIIPQSAIDSFCQKYHIQKLSLFGSILRADFNKESDIDVLIEFDPKYIPGLISLAKMELELSSILKRPVDLQTPEDLSKYFRQEVLDLALVQYVSKK; this comes from the coding sequence ATGAACACTGATGCCATTACTAATCGGATTAATCAAATTATTCCCCAAAGTGCGATCGATAGTTTTTGCCAAAAATATCACATACAAAAACTCTCTTTATTTGGTTCCATTCTCAGGGCAGATTTTAATAAAGAGAGTGATATAGATGTATTGATTGAATTTGATCCAAAATATATCCCCGGTTTAATTTCCCTCGCCAAAATGGAATTAGAGTTATCGTCAATATTAAAGCGTCCAGTGGATTTACAAACCCCTGAAGATTTGAGTAAATATTTTCGTCAAGAAGTTCTGGATTTAGCATTGGTGCAGTATGTTAGCAAAAAATGA
- a CDS encoding endoribonuclease L-PSP (PFAM: Endoribonuclease L-PSP~TIGRFAM: endoribonuclease L-PSP, putative~COGs: COG0251 Putative translation initiation inhibitor yjgF family~InterPro IPR006175:IPR019897:IPR006056~KEGG: cyh:Cyan8802_0508 endoribonuclease L-PSP~PFAM: Endoribonuclease L-PSP~SPTR: Endoribonuclease L-PSP;~TIGRFAM: endoribonuclease L-PSP): MTSKKVIYTNQAPAPVGPYNQAIAVTGELIFVAGQIPLNAQGEMVGEGDIQAQTKQVMANLEAILKEAGVDFSAVVKTSVFLSDLTNFVPMNEIYAQYFPENPPARACVEVARLPKDVLVEIECIAVKG, encoded by the coding sequence ATGACCAGCAAAAAAGTTATTTATACCAATCAAGCCCCTGCCCCTGTAGGCCCCTATAATCAGGCGATCGCCGTTACGGGTGAATTAATCTTTGTAGCAGGACAAATCCCCCTCAATGCCCAAGGGGAAATGGTAGGAGAAGGGGATATACAAGCCCAAACCAAGCAGGTAATGGCAAATTTAGAAGCAATCCTCAAAGAAGCAGGAGTAGACTTCTCCGCCGTGGTCAAAACCAGCGTTTTCCTCAGTGATTTAACCAATTTTGTTCCCATGAACGAAATTTATGCCCAATATTTCCCCGAAAATCCCCCTGCCCGTGCCTGTGTGGAAGTTGCCCGTCTTCCCAAGGATGTTTTAGTGGAAATCGAATGTATTGCGGTTAAGGGATAA
- a CDS encoding hypothetical protein (KEGG: ava:Ava_0675 hypothetical protein~SPTR: Putative uncharacterized protein) has product MNFYANENLPLVIVNGLRELNHDVLTSYEAGNANQGIPDDLDKARYFYIKQHTTIESKQYCS; this is encoded by the coding sequence GTGAATTTTTATGCCAACGAAAATTTACCCTTAGTAATTGTCAATGGCTTGAGGGAATTAAACCATGACGTTTTAACTTCCTATGAAGCAGGAAATGCTAATCAGGGCATTCCTGATGATTTAGACAAGGCAAGATATTTTTACATTAAGCAACACACTACAATAGAATCAAAACAATATTGTAGCTAA
- a CDS encoding precorrin-4 C11-methyltransferase (PFAM: Tetrapyrrole (Corrin/Porphyrin) Methylases~TIGRFAM: precorrin-4 C11-methyltransferase~COGs: COG2875 Precorrin-4 methylase~InterPro IPR000878:IPR003043:IPR006362~KEGG: cyc:PCC7424_4344 precorrin-4 C11-methyltransferase~PFAM: Uroporphyrin-III C/tetrapyrrole (Corrin/Porphyrin) methyltransferase~PRIAM: Precorrin-4 C(11)-methyltransferase~SPTR: Precorrin-4 C11-methyltransferase;~TIGRFAM: precorrin-4 C11-methyltransferase), which translates to MKPAVYFIGAGPGDPDLLTLQAYKILTQADVILYADSLVPKQILRDVKPTAELIATGNKTLETIIPCMIDRVRNNLTVVRLQSGDLCLYSAIHEQMKQLRKANIPFELIPGISAYQAAAAKIATELTVPQLVQTIILTRVSGKASPMPSGEELADLASHKASLCLYLAARHAEKSQQELLKHYPSDTPVAICYRVGWDDEKIIIVPLTEMARTTQEYNLIRTTLYIISPALKDFDTDNLRSQLYHPQHSHLFRP; encoded by the coding sequence ATGAAACCAGCCGTATATTTCATTGGAGCAGGTCCAGGAGATCCTGATTTATTAACTCTTCAAGCCTATAAGATATTGACCCAAGCTGATGTGATTTTATATGCGGATTCGTTAGTACCAAAGCAGATTCTGCGGGATGTAAAACCCACGGCGGAGTTAATCGCAACGGGTAACAAAACCCTCGAAACCATTATCCCTTGCATGATTGACAGGGTACGGAATAATTTGACTGTGGTAAGGTTACAGTCGGGGGATTTGTGTTTATATAGTGCCATCCACGAACAAATGAAACAGTTACGGAAGGCGAATATTCCTTTTGAATTGATACCGGGCATTAGTGCTTATCAGGCGGCGGCGGCAAAAATTGCCACGGAGTTAACGGTGCCTCAGTTGGTACAAACCATTATCCTAACCCGTGTCAGTGGTAAGGCTTCCCCCATGCCTTCGGGGGAAGAGTTGGCGGATTTGGCTTCACACAAAGCTAGTTTATGTTTATATTTAGCCGCACGTCATGCCGAAAAATCTCAGCAGGAGTTGTTGAAACATTATCCTTCGGATACTCCTGTGGCTATATGTTATCGGGTGGGATGGGATGATGAAAAAATTATCATTGTACCGTTAACCGAGATGGCAAGGACTACCCAAGAGTATAATTTGATTCGTACTACTCTATATATTATTAGTCCTGCCCTCAAGGATTTTGATACGGATAATTTGCGATCGCAACTTTATCACCCCCAACACTCCCATTTATTCCGCCCTTAA
- a CDS encoding hypothetical protein (KEGG: ter:Tery_4083 hypothetical protein~SPTR: Putative uncharacterized protein), with the protein MSEKETSIHPLVQLTLKNIDFDLSFELRQFEESRQTPVESLAVVESSPIPHDLPKQPINYDFVSSASENDDDNIPVASRIITDKYSLKEIIFTPWAIFGLILFITANALIFINWDLNSSQRQVAEGEEGLSEEVQETNNLEEDISLNNQEEISSSPLPQQEVNLELPSPPNLPSSLPTEENMSDNQAQGNNPYPNLKTALLSEAVMYLAESDVQNPPPLNVTQGNGSNSPQYHLITDYKSPEHFAKIREVIPTAVVTNVNQEIKIQLGVFNDNAQAQQQAQQLQQTQQLPVSVVVTR; encoded by the coding sequence ATGAGTGAGAAAGAAACATCCATACATCCCCTTGTTCAACTTACCCTAAAAAACATCGATTTTGACTTAAGTTTTGAACTACGACAATTTGAGGAATCCCGACAAACACCTGTAGAGTCTCTGGCTGTTGTTGAATCATCCCCTATCCCCCATGATTTACCAAAACAACCCATTAACTACGACTTTGTTTCTTCTGCTTCGGAGAATGATGATGATAATATTCCCGTTGCTTCTCGCATTATCACTGACAAATATAGCCTTAAAGAAATTATTTTTACCCCTTGGGCGATTTTTGGCTTAATTCTTTTTATTACTGCCAATGCCTTAATTTTCATCAACTGGGATTTAAATTCTTCTCAAAGACAGGTTGCTGAAGGTGAGGAAGGTTTATCGGAAGAGGTACAAGAAACTAATAATCTTGAGGAAGATATATCCCTCAACAATCAAGAAGAAATATCATCTTCTCCCCTACCTCAACAGGAAGTTAATCTCGAATTGCCTTCCCCTCCTAATTTACCTTCTTCTTTACCCACAGAGGAAAACATGAGTGATAATCAGGCTCAAGGCAATAATCCTTATCCTAATTTAAAAACTGCTCTTTTGAGTGAAGCGGTGATGTATTTGGCTGAGTCTGATGTCCAAAATCCCCCTCCTCTAAATGTGACTCAGGGTAATGGCAGTAATTCTCCTCAATATCATCTTATTACTGACTATAAAAGTCCAGAACATTTTGCCAAGATAAGGGAGGTTATTCCCACTGCGGTGGTGACAAATGTTAATCAGGAGATAAAAATTCAGCTAGGGGTATTTAATGATAATGCCCAAGCACAACAACAGGCTCAACAATTACAGCAAACTCAACAGTTACCTGTCAGCGTAGTTGTGACAAGATAA
- a CDS encoding GTP-binding protein LepA (PFAM: Elongation factor Tu domain 2; Elongation factor G C-terminus; Elongation factor Tu GTP binding domain; GTP-binding protein LepA C-terminus~TIGRFAM: GTP-binding protein LepA; small GTP-binding protein domain~COGs: COG0481 Membrane GTPase LepA~InterProIPR000795:IPR004161:IPR000640:IPR013842:IPR 006297:IPR005225~KEGG: cyt:cce_4718 GTP-binding protein LepA~PFAM: protein synthesis factor GTP-binding; elongation factor Tu domain 2 protein; elongation factor G domain-containing protein; GTP-binding protein LepA domain protein~SPTR: GTP-binding protein lepA;~TIGRFAM: GTP-binding protein LepA; small GTP-binding protein) — protein MTDAPVKRLRNFSIIAHIDHGKSTLADRMLQTTDTVADREMKEQFLDNMDLERERGITIKLQAARMNYKGKDGEDYVLNLIDTPGHVDFSYEVSRSLAACEGALLVVDASQGVEAQTLANVYLALENDLEIIPVLNKIDLPGAEPERVIEEIEEVVGLDCTNIIRASAKNGIGIDDILQAIIDRVPPPADTVEKPFRALIFDSYYDPYRGVIVYFRVTDGSLKKGDRILLMASGKQYDLDDIGILSPNQIPVDELHAGEVGYLAASIKAVEDARVGDTITLATKPAKEPLPGYTEAKPMVFCGLFPIDADQYSDLKEALEKLKLNDAALSYEPETSSAMGFGFRCGFLGLLHMEIVQERLEREYNLDLITTAPSVIYRVTTTEGEIIQVDNPSLLPDPQKRQKIEEPYIRIEMITPETYVGTLMDLCQTRRGVFVDMKYFTLNRTNLIYELPLAEVVTDFFDQLKSRSRGYASMEYQLIGYRENNLIRLDILVNKDPVDALAMIVHRDKAYQVGRALTEKLKELIPRHQFKVPIQAAIGSKVIASEHIPALRKDVLAKCYGGDISRKKKLLQKQAKGKKRMKSLGTVDVPQEAFMAVLKISN, from the coding sequence ATGACAGACGCTCCCGTAAAACGACTGCGCAACTTTTCCATTATTGCCCATATTGACCATGGTAAGTCAACATTGGCAGACCGTATGTTACAAACTACCGATACGGTAGCAGATCGGGAGATGAAAGAGCAATTTCTCGATAACATGGATTTAGAAAGGGAAAGAGGTATTACCATCAAACTCCAAGCCGCCCGTATGAACTACAAGGGTAAGGATGGAGAAGATTATGTTTTAAATTTAATTGATACCCCCGGACATGTGGACTTTTCCTATGAGGTTTCCCGCTCTTTGGCGGCCTGTGAGGGGGCTTTGTTGGTGGTGGATGCTTCCCAAGGGGTGGAAGCACAAACCCTTGCTAATGTTTATTTAGCCCTTGAGAATGACTTAGAAATTATCCCCGTACTCAATAAAATCGATTTACCGGGGGCTGAACCTGAGCGAGTCATTGAGGAGATAGAGGAGGTTGTTGGTTTAGATTGTACTAATATTATTCGGGCTTCGGCTAAAAATGGTATTGGTATTGATGATATTTTACAGGCAATTATTGATCGTGTTCCTCCTCCAGCAGACACCGTAGAGAAGCCTTTTCGGGCTTTGATTTTTGATAGTTATTATGACCCTTATCGAGGTGTAATTGTTTATTTCCGTGTCACTGATGGTTCTCTCAAAAAGGGCGATCGCATCTTACTCATGGCATCAGGAAAACAGTATGACTTAGATGATATTGGCATTTTATCCCCCAACCAAATCCCCGTGGATGAACTTCACGCAGGGGAAGTAGGTTATCTCGCCGCCTCCATCAAAGCCGTGGAAGATGCTAGGGTAGGGGATACCATCACCCTCGCCACCAAACCAGCCAAAGAACCCTTACCAGGTTATACAGAGGCGAAACCCATGGTATTCTGTGGACTTTTCCCCATCGATGCCGATCAATATTCTGACCTCAAGGAAGCACTCGAAAAGCTAAAATTAAACGATGCCGCCCTTTCCTACGAACCCGAAACCTCTAGCGCCATGGGCTTTGGTTTCCGTTGTGGTTTCCTTGGTTTGTTGCACATGGAAATCGTCCAAGAAAGATTAGAAAGGGAATATAATTTAGATCTGATTACCACCGCTCCCTCGGTAATTTACCGTGTCACCACCACCGAAGGGGAGATAATCCAAGTGGATAATCCCAGTTTATTACCAGATCCCCAAAAACGCCAAAAAATTGAAGAGCCTTATATCAGGATTGAAATGATTACCCCTGAAACCTATGTGGGTACTTTGATGGATTTGTGTCAAACCAGAAGGGGGGTATTTGTGGATATGAAATACTTTACCCTCAATCGTACTAATTTGATCTATGAATTACCCCTTGCTGAAGTGGTAACGGACTTTTTTGATCAATTAAAATCCCGCTCTCGGGGTTATGCCAGTATGGAATATCAGTTAATTGGTTATCGAGAAAATAATTTAATTCGCTTAGATATTCTGGTAAATAAAGATCCTGTGGATGCTTTAGCGATGATTGTTCACCGAGATAAAGCCTATCAGGTTGGACGGGCTTTGACAGAAAAACTCAAAGAATTGATTCCTCGTCATCAATTTAAAGTGCCTATTCAAGCGGCGATCGGTTCAAAAGTTATTGCCAGTGAACATATTCCAGCGCTGAGAAAAGACGTTTTGGCCAAGTGTTATGGAGGGGATATTAGTCGTAAGAAAAAACTCCTCCAAAAACAAGCTAAGGGTAAAAAGCGCATGAAATCCCTTGGTACAGTGGATGTACCCCAGGAGGCTTTTATGGCTGTATTAAAAATCAGCAATTAA
- a CDS encoding protein of unknown function DUF86 (PFAM: Protein of unknown function DUF86~COGs: COG2361 conserved hypothetical protein~InterPro IPR008201~KEGG: lch:Lcho_0358 hypothetical protein~PFAM: protein of unknown function DUF86~SPTR: Putative uncharacterized protein), whose protein sequence is MLAKNDRIRLQHMLDASLKATSFIEGKTNSDLDNDDLLVFALVKAIEIVGEAAGKVSKEYQQNHPEISWTAMISMRNRLVHAYFDINKKILWQTLKKDIPELINILTELLDE, encoded by the coding sequence ATGTTAGCAAAAAATGATCGCATCAGATTACAGCACATGTTAGATGCAAGTCTTAAAGCAACTTCTTTTATCGAGGGAAAGACAAACTCAGACTTAGATAATGATGATTTATTGGTTTTCGCCTTAGTTAAAGCCATAGAAATTGTTGGGGAAGCGGCGGGAAAAGTCTCAAAAGAATATCAACAGAATCATCCTGAAATATCATGGACGGCAATGATAAGTATGCGTAATCGCTTAGTTCACGCATATTTTGATATTAACAAAAAAATATTATGGCAAACCCTTAAAAAAGATATACCAGAGTTAATTAACATCTTAACCGAGCTACTAGACGAATAA
- a CDS encoding protein of unknown function DUF433 (PFAM: Protein of unknown function (DUF433)~COGs: COG2442 conserved hypothetical protein~InterPro IPR007367~KEGG: syn:slr1209 hypothetical protein~PFAM: protein of unknown function DUF433~SPTR: Slr1209 protein), whose product MNNKLVESLVNVIESLPQEDYFLFQQQLSLRSIQKTEGVCGQQARIRNTRITVWTIISLIQQGADDMEILNNYPSLTLFDLVAVKQYYRQNTEEIETLINQYEKEDQLELSKGV is encoded by the coding sequence ATGAATAATAAATTGGTTGAGTCATTAGTAAACGTTATTGAATCATTACCTCAAGAAGATTATTTTTTATTTCAACAGCAATTGAGCTTAAGAAGTATTCAAAAAACTGAAGGAGTGTGCGGACAACAAGCAAGAATTCGTAATACTCGTATTACCGTATGGACAATAATATCCTTAATTCAGCAAGGCGCCGACGATATGGAGATACTAAATAACTACCCCAGTTTAACTCTGTTTGATCTGGTTGCAGTTAAGCAATATTACAGACAAAACACCGAAGAAATTGAGACTCTGATAAATCAGTATGAGAAGGAAGATCAATTAGAATTGTCTAAAGGAGTTTAG
- a CDS encoding protein of unknown function DUF721 (PFAM: Protein of unknown function (DUF721)~COGs: COG5512 Zn-ribbon-containing possibly RNA-binding protein and truncated derivatives~InterPro IPR007922~KEGG: cyh:Cyan8802_1595 protein of unknown function DUF721~PFAM: protein of unknown function DUF721~SPTR: Putative uncharacterized protein), with the protein MTFESIDKLLNAILAQPQWETQRRYQQLVRCWFTVVNHRVAQHTKPIALKDNILWVSTSSSAYAQNLSLQRYTLLKKINRRLNESIKDIRFTTAKWYQKSWVDPEEETHLVNPSILYDQYQPPEKSSPITPQEALEQWLNKIKGRSHSLPPCPRCQTPTPLGELERWGICGICFAKDHSSLNPRE; encoded by the coding sequence ATGACTTTTGAATCAATTGATAAGTTATTAAATGCAATTTTAGCTCAACCTCAGTGGGAAACTCAAAGAAGATACCAGCAACTGGTAAGGTGTTGGTTTACGGTAGTTAATCATAGGGTAGCACAACACACAAAACCGATCGCCCTTAAGGACAACATTTTATGGGTATCCACTTCTAGTAGTGCCTATGCGCAAAATTTATCATTGCAAAGATATACGTTACTCAAAAAGATTAACCGTCGTTTAAATGAGTCTATCAAAGATATACGCTTTACCACAGCTAAATGGTATCAAAAAAGTTGGGTTGATCCCGAAGAAGAAACCCATCTGGTAAATCCTAGTATTCTTTATGACCAATACCAACCCCCCGAAAAATCTTCTCCCATTACCCCCCAAGAAGCCCTAGAACAGTGGTTAAACAAAATTAAAGGGCGATCGCACTCTTTACCCCCTTGCCCTCGCTGTCAAACTCCTACTCCCCTAGGAGAGCTAGAGCGATGGGGTATATGTGGAATCTGCTTCGCCAAAGACCATAGTAGCTTGAATCCACGAGAATGA
- a CDS encoding protein of unknown function DUF820 (PFAM: Protein of unknown function (DUF820)~COGs: COG4636 conserved hypothetical protein~InterPro IPR008538~KEGG: npu:Npun_F1244 hypothetical protein~PFAM: protein of unknown function DUF820~SPTR: Putative uncharacterized protein), giving the protein MVAQLELKYYTPEKYLELEEKSEIKNEYLDGEIIPMLGGTTNHNQIAINFCRAFPLTINNQDYYIYINDVKLWIPDYRFYTYPDLMIIESEPVYQSEKKNIVTNPKIIIEVLSDSTQNYDKTEKFRAYRSLPSLQEYILISQSSYYVEQFIKQTEQQWLFNVMEGENHHLGLASIDFSISFSQLYHRIVFESPLINLV; this is encoded by the coding sequence ATGGTTGCCCAACTCGAACTCAAATACTATACCCCAGAAAAATATCTGGAATTAGAGGAAAAATCAGAGATAAAAAATGAATATCTTGACGGAGAAATAATCCCCATGCTAGGAGGTACCACAAATCATAATCAGATTGCTATTAATTTTTGTCGGGCTTTTCCCCTAACTATCAATAATCAAGACTATTATATCTATATCAATGACGTGAAACTCTGGATACCTGACTATCGCTTTTATACCTATCCTGATTTAATGATCATTGAAAGTGAGCCAGTCTATCAATCTGAAAAGAAGAATATAGTTACGAATCCAAAAATAATTATCGAAGTTTTATCCGACTCTACCCAAAATTATGATAAAACTGAAAAATTTAGAGCTTACCGTTCTTTACCCAGTTTACAAGAATATATCCTAATTTCCCAATCTAGTTATTATGTAGAGCAGTTTATCAAACAAACCGAGCAACAATGGTTATTTAATGTTATGGAAGGCGAAAATCATCATCTTGGGTTAGCTAGTATTGATTTTTCGATTTCCTTTTCTCAACTTTATCACAGAATCGTTTTTGAATCACCTTTAATAAATCTTGTTTAA